In a genomic window of Drosophila takahashii strain IR98-3 E-12201 chromosome 3L, DtakHiC1v2, whole genome shotgun sequence:
- the LOC108056366 gene encoding very long chain fatty acid elongase 4, whose amino-acid sequence MASFGNNTKILSYSYPFADLADERTRNWPLVESPWNVPALLGLYLMMVYYGPKWTARYKPLQLRLPLFCHSLAMACLNAYICVELFTATRALDYSFSCQPCRVNHSPNEMRIAAAFWWFYISKILEFADTAFFILRHKWSQLSFLHVYHHSTMFAFCWIFIKWLPTGSTYVPSLINSFVHVIMYSYYALSVLGPRIQKFLWWKRYLTGLQLLQFTIVLMWASQMAFRGCDYGSWLTPLGAAYMVPFLFMFGRFYVQKYRISTVAKKAK is encoded by the exons ATGGCATCGTTTGgcaataatacaaaaatattaagctATTCGTATCCGTTTGCGGATTTGGCGGATGAGAGGACGCGAAATTGGCCACTGGTTGAGTCGCCCTGGAATGTTCCCGCTCTTCTGGGCCTCTATCTAATGATGGTCTACTACGGACCCAAATGGACAGCCAG GTACAAGCCGCTGCAGCTGCGACTGCCTCTGTTCTGCCACAGCTTAGCCATGGCCTGCCTGAATGCCTATATCTGTGTGGAACTCTTCACGGCGACGCGGGCCCTCGACTATAGCTTCAGCTGCCAGCCGTGTCGGGTGAACCATAGCCCGAATGAAATGCGG ATAGCCGCGGCTTTTTGGTGGTTCTACATCTCGAAAATACTGGAATTCGCCGACACGGCTTTCTTCATCCTGCGTCACAAGTGGAGCCAACTGAGCTTCCTTCATGTTTATCACCACAGCACCATGTTTGCCTTCTGCTGGATCTTCATCAAGTGGTTGCCGACGGGTTCAA CTTATGTACCATCTTTGATAAACTCCTTCGTCCACGTCATAATGTACAGCTATTACGCGCTGAGTGTCCTGGGTCCTCGTATCCAGAAGTTCCTCTGGTGGAAACGCTACTTAACTGGCctccagctgctgcagtttaCCATAGTCTTGATGTGGGCTTCCCAAATGGCTTTCCGGGGCTGTGACTACGGATCCTGGCTAACGCCACTTGGAGCTGCATATATGGTACCTTTCCTATTTATGTTCGGAAGATTCTATGTCCAAAAGTACAGGATATCAACAGTTGCCAAGAAAGCAaagtaa
- the LOC108056368 gene encoding very long chain fatty acid elongase 4: MMASLGNDTKTVSYFYPFPDKADERTRDWPLVESPWNVPVLLAAYFLMVYYGPKWTSRHKPLQLRVPLFFHSVSMILLNGYICLELVSQTRALGYSLGCQPCRVNYSPQEMRIATALWWFYISKVLEFADTAFFILRQKWTQLSFLHVYHHSTMFVFCWVVVKWVPTGSTYVPAMINSFIHIIMYSYYALSVLGPRVQKFLRWKRYLTRLQLVQFIFIFLWASQMLLRGCEYGTWITLSMAIYSLPFLFMFGKFYVQNYRVATVEKKAK, from the exons ATGATGGCATCCCTTGGCAATGACACAAAGACTGTCAGCTACTTTTATCCGTTTCCGGATAAGGCGGACGAACGGACGCGGGATTGGCCTCTGGTGGAGTCGCCTTGGAATGTTCCCGTCCTGCTGGCCGCCTATTTTCTAATGGTTTACTATGGTCCCAAGTGGACATCGAG GCACAAGCCGCTGCAGCTGAGAGTGCCACTGTTCTTCCACAGCGTTTCCATGATCCTCCTGAATGGCTATATCTGCCTGGAACTCGTCAGCCAAACAAGAGCCCTCGGCTATAGCCTTGGATGTCAGCCCTGTCGGGTGAACTATAGCCCTCAAGAAATGCGG ATTGCCACGGCCCTTTGGTGGTTCTACATCTCAAAAGTACTGGAATTCGCGGACACGGCTTTCTTTATCCTGCGCCAGAAGTGGACGCAACTGAGCTTCCTGCATGTGTACCACCACAGCACCATGTTTGTCTTCTGTTGGGTCGTGGTCAAGTGGGTGCCCACGGGTTCGA CTTATGTGCCTGCCATGATCAACTCCTTTATACACATCATTATGTACAGCTATTATGCGCTGAGTGTCCTAGGTCCTCGCGTCCAGAAGTTCCTGCGGTGGAAGCGCTATTTAACGCGTCTTCAGCTTGTGCAGTTCATCTTCATTTTCCTCTGGGCATCCCAGATGCTTCTCCGGGGCTGTGAGTACGGAACCTGGATAACCTTATCGATGGCCATCTACTCGCTGCCTTTCCTCTTTATGTTCGGAAAATTCTATGTCCAAAATTACAGAGTAGCAACAGTCGAGAAGAAAGCTAAGTAA
- the Irbp18 gene encoding CCAAT/enhancer-binding protein homolog 2 — translation MPAKRRTANAASTSKNSDSPMSPRSDDPAYQEKRKKNNEAVQRTREKTKKSAEERKKRIDDLRKQNDALKVQIEQGEKHISTLRDLIIQGEKTEDGHRIIQEILAGPDPDDND, via the exons ATGCCGGCCAAGAGGAGAACTGCAAATGCGGCGTCGACCAGCAAAAATTCCGATTCCCCGATGAGTCCGCGGTCCGACGATCCAGCGTAccaagaaaaaagaaagaaaaacaatgag GCTGTACAGCGCACACGCGAAAAGACCAAGAAATCGGCCGAGGAACGGAAGAAACGCATCGACGATTTGAGAAAGCAAAACGACGCCCTGAAAGTCCAAATCGAGCAGGGCGAAAAGCATATATCCACGCTGAGAGACCTGATAATTCAGGGCGAGAAAACGGAGGACGGCCACCGCATCATCCAAGAGATTCTCGCCGGACCGGATCCCGATGACAATGACTAA
- the LOC108056370 gene encoding uncharacterized protein: MDEVFSLHMEKLDVYDVLLLAGILSVIILICI, from the exons ATGGACGAGGTCTTCAGCCTGCACATGGAAAAGCTGGACGTTTACGACG TTCTCCTCTTGGCCGGCATCCTCTCCGTGATAATTCTGATCTGTATATAG
- the APP-BP1 gene encoding nedd8-activating enzyme E1 regulatory subunit: protein MSSPAPKSPELSDKSKKYDRQIRLWGEHGQTLLEAATICLVNVTAVGCETTKGLVLPGIGGFTVADGSTVKEEDLGNNFFLDSSYLCKSKAFACMQLLQELNPDVNGDYVEESADYILANRPNFFDSFDLVIASNLNEQTLLLLAERLWAVNVPLIYCRSLGMLGTIRLQLREHCIVEAHPDNRQFDLRLEHPFDALREHLDGTEVTSKVPWLLVLHKYLNVWQKQQADGAQTPRNYKEKNQLRETIREEMKADEENHEEAIKAVNTAFGAGQVPKGLKAIFEDDACEQLNKKSNVFWIMAKALKHFVIHENEGFLPLPGVLPDMTANTDSYIALQHIYRQQALQDADQVYHKCQEYLKQLALPADGIDERSVRLICREAAGLAVIRGTRIAEEYEKSSRLLSLVEDNELQGNLTAYNFALRAYERFLSECGNIPGECIVEQDIGRLKSIAAKMLGDLGMHATISDDVLHEICRYGGAELHAVSAFIGGCAAQEVIKIITKQYKPIDNTFIYNAITTESVTLKL from the exons ATGTCTTCTCCAGCGCCCAAATCACCGGAACTTTCGGATAAAAGCAAGAAATATGATAGACAAATCAG GCTGTGGGGCGAGCATGGACAGACTCTTTTGGAGGCGGCCACCATTTGTTTGGTGAATGTGACGGCCGTGGGCTGTGAAACTACCAAGGGATTGGTGCTACCTGGTATCGGAGGCTTCACTGTGGCCGACGGCAGCACCGTCAAGGAGGAGGACCTGGGCAACAA TTTCTTCCTGGACTCCAGCTATCTTTGCAAATCCAAAGCTTTCGCCTGCATGCAGCTGCTCCAGGAGCTAAATCCCGATGTAAACGGCGATTATGTGGAGGAGAGTGCCGACTATATATTGGCCAACAGGCCCAACTTCTTCGACAGCTTCGACCTGGTCATCGCCTCCAATCTGAACGAGCAGACATTGCTCCTTTTGGCCGAACGCCTGTGGGCGGTCAATGTGCCACTCATTTACTGCCGATCCCTGGGCATGCTGGGCACCATTCGCCTGCAGCTGCGCGAGCACTGCATCGTGGAGGCGCATCCGGACAACAGGCAGTTCGATCTGCGCCTCGAGCATCCGTTTGACGCTCTGCGGGAGCACCTCGATGGCACCGAGGTGACCAGCAAGGTGCCCTGGCTGCTGGTGCTCCACAAATACCTAAATGTCTGGCAGAAACAACAGGCGGACGGGGCTCAAACGCCGCGAAATTACAAGGAGAAGAATCAGCTGCGAGAGACCATCAGGGAGGAGATGAAGGCGGACGAGGAGAACCACGAGGAGGCCATCAAGGCGGTGAATACAGCTTTTGGAGCAGGGCAGGTTCCCAAGGGCCTGAAAGCCATTTTCGAGGATGATGCCTGTGAACAGCTCAACAAGAAG AGCAACGTCTTTTGGATCATGGCCAAGGCCCTTAAGCACTTTGTGATACACGAGAACGAGGGCTTTTTGCCCCTGCCCGGCGTTCTGCCCGACATGACGGCCAACACGGACTCGTACATCGCCCTGCAGCACATCTACCGGCAACAGGCGCTGCAGGATGCCGACCAGGTGTACCACAAGTGCCAGGAGTACCTCAAGCAGCTGGCCCTGCCCGCCGACGGCATTGATGAGAGAAGTGTGCGACTGATTTGCCGGGAAGCAGCCGGTTTGGCGGTCATACGGGGCACGCGCATTGCGGAGGAATACGAGAAGAGCAGTCGCCTGCTGTCATTAG TTGAGGACAACGAGCTGCAGGGCAACCTCACGGCCTACAACTTTGCACTGCGTGCCTACGAGCGTTTCCTCAGCGAGTGCGGCAACATTCCCGGCGAGTGCATCGTGGAGCAGGACATTGGACGCCTGAAGAGCATCGCCGCCAAGATGCTGGGCGATTTGGGCATGCATGCCACCATCAGCGACGATGTGCTGCACGAGATTTGTCGATACGGCGGCGCCGAGTTGCATGCAGTGTCGGCTTTTATAG GTGGCTGTGCTGCCCAGGAGGTGATCAAGATCATTACCAAACAATACAAGCCCATCGATAATACTTTTATATACAACGCCATAACCACTGAAAGTGTAACGTTGAAACTATAA